The Triticum aestivum cultivar Chinese Spring chromosome 3A, IWGSC CS RefSeq v2.1, whole genome shotgun sequence genome includes a region encoding these proteins:
- the LOC123058235 gene encoding uncharacterized protein, with amino-acid sequence MGRSTHALLLLVVAVAAATCSSAAAQVPPEVAAVCKTTPFADLCSATAGKQAGHYTTMDAVAVLNMQVDAFAKRTSAAKEHVTQMSAEASPAAKKALELCDSLYSDVEDNLGAARRALGFKDATTVRAMMSMAAQDMQNCDEEFRKVGEKNPMDRFDQSLLQISENCRALSNMI; translated from the coding sequence ATGGGGCGATCAACCCACGCGCTGCTCCTCCTAGTCGTCGCCGTCGCAGCGGCGACCTGCTCCTCGGCTGCGGCCCAGGTGCCACCCGAGGTGGCCGCAGTCTGCAAGACCACCCCGTTCGCGGATCTGTGCAGCGCCACGGCCGGGAAGCAGGCGGGGCACTACACCACCATGGACGCGGTGGCGGTGTTGAACATGCAGGTGGACGCCTTCGCGAAGCGCACGTCGGCGGCGAAGGAGCACGTGACCCAGATGTCCGCCGAGGCGAGCCCCGCGGCCAAGAAGGCGCTGGAGTTGTGCGATAGCCTCTACTCGGACGTGGAGGACAACCTCGGTGCGGCACGTCGTGCCTTAGGCTTCAAGGACGCCACAACCGTCCGAGCCATGATGAGCATGGCGGCCCAGGACATGCAGAACTGCGACGAGGAGTTTAGGAAAGTCGGTGAGAAGAACCCCATGGACCGCTTCGACCAGTCGCTCCTACAGATATCTGAGAACTGCCGCGCCCTCTCCAACATGATCTAA